TAACCTTCACTGAGTTTGGGAACTCGTCTGTCCGGTAGATAGGTGTTATCTTTCTTTAGGGACTTTGGCTCAAAAGGCCACCAAAGTTTTAGTGGGGTCATGACCAATGATGATGTGTATTACTATTTtttaggtgtgtgtatgtgtatgccatgtgtgtgtgcccagggGGCAATTGAAAGCCACTCAGCATGGATCCTCTGCGACACCTTGCTGGtcaggttattattattattttattattttgatttatttctcCAAGACAAggtttgtgtagccctggttgtcctggagcttgctctgtagaccaggttagcctcaaactcgagatccgcctgcctctgcctcaggagtgctgAGTTTAAGGGCGTGCCCCGCTGCTGCCCAGACTTTTAAGGCTCCAATGAAGGCTAATCATCCCACTGTCAGGGGGTTAATCTCTGCTGAAAACACCTTAATATTGTGGCAATCAACATCCTCATGTTTTCTCCATTCCCGTCCCTTTTCAGTCGCTTTTCATCTGGTTTTGCAAGGATAAAGGACCTTACTGTCCTAATACGTATTTCAGACGGCCTATACAGCAGGACAGATCTTCCAAAGGGGAGGCTGGTTCCCGAGTGCCCTTTCCTCCTGGGGAGGGCCTAGCACTTTGTTTTGTGCCTTCTGTCTTTCCTGCAGGGCAAGCGGATACTGAAGATGGTGCCCATGACTGAGAAATCCTAAGTGGGAAATCGGTTTCATGTGAGGATCATAAGGACCTGTTAGGGGCGGCCAGTAGGTACTTTCCCTTTAACACTCACCACTGTGTGACTGCAGGTGCGTGCAGGCCACGGGGCACAGTGCACaggtggaggtcaaaggaatttGGGGAGTCAGTTCCACCATGAGTTTTAGGGAAGCCAACTACGGTTATAAGCTTTGTGTGGCAAGACCCTATTGCCAGGTTGTAACAGgcgtttatttttgaaaattaaggACGTAAATAAGGAAGAGGAGGCTGGGTCAgggaccttcctgtctctgtagcCTCATCTCTCTTCTCATCTGAGCAGCATATCTAGCCCCAGGATAATAGGCACGCTCAGTCTAAGGGCTTCTCTGACCCCAAGTCCTTTTTATCTTTCAAGCTGTGTCCTTCTATGTAAAGGAATTCTTTCCAGTAGAATCCCAGGCACTGGAATACTGGGGCAGGAGGTGTTTCAGAGGCAAGGCAAATACACACGCTCATCAGGCCgcttccatttttgttgttgttgttgggaaaAGACAACGGAGCAGGCAGCATGGAATATGGATGCGTAAATCAAATGAAGCCAGATTTCAACTCAAGCTCTGCCTCGGGCTGAACTGACCATCACCAAGTCACATGCCCGAGGCCTCCTCTGTAGGGTTAAGCTGCAATGTTACTCAAAATCAGCCAAGGGCACAGGCCTGGCATCCTAACTACTCAAGCGGCTGAGGCAAGAGGGCCGCCAACCTTGAAGCCCGCTCAGGATAGGAGTCGAAGGCCTGGGCAATCAGCAAAGCTGACCTCAAAATTAAAGAGACTGGGACACGGCTTTGTGGTTGTGAGCTTGCTCAATATGTGAGAGACCCAAGCAAATATGTATTccttaaggtgtgtgtgtggcgaGGGGATGGGGGAAATACTCAGAATATACTAGACAACCTCCAAACACTGACCAGCCAACCCACCACTTTCTTCTTACAATAAACATCACTGGCTGAGATACAGCTTGGTATTGTGGGCCGGGGGCGGGGGGAACACATGACAAGGCACTTCCTATGCTAGCCCCCAGTATTCAGAACTTCAAACCCAGCTACTAGGTAGAGCCCCCAGGAGCTCCCCTCTGCCACTGTTCCCCATCATGCCTGACGCAAGTCTGTTCTCAGGAATCTAGTTTGAGAAATACAGATGGCTTTGCAGATGTGACCCATTCAGGCTGGAGATGGGGGccaggctgagaagcacccatGCTTCTCTGTGTTTGCATGCCCCACCCCAGTCCCAAAGCCACAAAGTGGTTCAAGATTTTCCTCGGGCTTTGGGGACCTCTAAAGGCAAAACTCACTGCCTTCATCTGCCCCAAGAGGCTGGTTTCAAAGATCCATCATGCCCCAGACTCAGGCTGCCTTCTCTTTAATCCAACAAACTGTACCTGTCAAGTTTTATTTGGGGTGCTAGGAATGCAGCCAGAAGTCAGATCTATTGCCTGGCCTCATGATCCTCCAAATCTACCTTACATAGCTAGGACTGACAAAGAGCATCAATGTCCAACTCAGTCTTTATTGACTGCTCCATTTGGAGACCACCGAACAGGTGGAAGGTGGGAAGAGGGGTCCTTTACGGATCAGGGACTCCAGAGcaaccccctccaaaaaaaaaaataataataattagttaCAGAACTCATATGGTggtggagaggaaagaggggtTCAATATGTACACAGGTTCAAAGGGGCTGTTGGAGGGCCTTCAGCATCAGGGCTTGATAATGCTGAAGAGAAAAATGGGGGCTGGTTAGCCACTGATCTGGACCCCGTCAGCCTCAGCTAGAGGGTAAATCTCGATGGCCTCCACAAGGGGCAGAGCCTCCACTGCAGTTTCCATCACAGCCAGGCCCACCGCAGCCTCCGCCTCGGCCAGCTGCTGCCGCACTGCcgcctggtgctgctgctggtgagtCTTGCGGTGCTTCCAGAGGTTGGAGAAGGAGCGGTAGCTCTTGCCGCAGTCAGGGCAGGAGTAGGGCCGCTCGCCCGTGTGGATGCGCCGGTGTTCTGCCAGGCGCATGGAGATGGCGAAGGCCTTGCCACACACTTCACAAGCAAACGGCCGCTCACCTGTGTGCAGGCGCCTGTGGTCCTTCAGATGGGTGCTCTGGCGGAAGGCCTTGCCACAGTCTGGACACGGGTATGGCCGCTCGCCTGTGTGGATGCGCCGATGGACCTGCAGTGAGGTCTCTGTGCTGAAGAGCTTCTTGCACTCACTGCATTCCAGACCCCGCCGCTGCCGGGCAGGGGCTGCGGGGGCAGCTGAGGTTGTGCCGCCAAGGGCTGTTGGGGAGGGAGTGACAGGTGTGCGAGTGGCCCTTGCGGCCCGGGGAGCCGGGACCTCCTTAGCTAAGACCTCACCAGGCCCTGCAGCAGCATGGGCAGCTTCATGCGCCTGCAGGCGGGCAGCAGAGCCCACTTTCTTGCCACAGGTCCCACACTCAAAGCGCCGTGGggcctgggcagcagcagctgcacaGCGATGCTCACGAAGTCGCAGTGATGAGGGGAAAGCAGCCCCACAGGACGAGCAGCGGTGGGGCTGGCGCCCAGCATGGACCACAAGCTGGTGGACTTCCAGCAGGCGGCGCAGCAAGAAGGAGCGGGGGCACTCGCGACACTTGTAGGGGTACTCGCCGGTGTGGTGGTAGCGGTGCATGAGCAGGCGGTAAGGGCGGTGAAAGCGCACCCCGCACTCCTGGCAGCGGTAGGGGAAATGCTGGGCATGCACCAGGCGATGCTGCCTCAGAGTGGAGCTCTGAGTGAAAGCCTTGCCACAGTCCCCACAGCGGTAGGGCCGCTCCCCTGTGTGTGTGAGCCGGTGGCGGGCCAGGTTGGCTGGTGAGTTGAAAGGCTTCGAGCAGTCAGGACAGGGGAAGGGCCGCTCCCCGGTGTGTGTTCGCAGATGGTTCCGCACATGAGACTTCTTCTTGAACATCTTGCCACAAATGCTGCACTTATGGCGCCGCTCCAGCCGGTGCACAAAACGCTGGTGCCGGGTCAGCTGCAGGGCCTTTCCGAACTCTCGGCTACACAGGAGGCAGCGGTAGGCGCCTGGCGCTGCAGGCTCAGCGGAACTCTCCTCAGACACAGGGAGCTCCGGGGCCTCTAGCTCTCCAGTCTCTGCAGGGGCTGGCTCAGGAAGGCTAATAGCAGGCTCCTCGGGTGGAACTGGCGTTGTGGGCAAGGGGACACCTCCTGCTCCGTGGGTACGCCGGTGGTAAAGGAACTTGGTGAGGTTAACAAAGGTCTTCCCACACGGACACGAATGCAGAGGATTTGGGGTGTGGGCTCGCCGGTGTGCCAGGAGGAGGGCTTCGGTGCCAAAGGCCAGGCCACAGTCTACACACAGGAAGTGAGACTCACTGCTGTGGTCACCAAGGTGCTGGTCCAGACTGGAAGGGCTAGGGAAGACACGGCTGCACAGGGGACACTTGAACACACCCTCCCGGTGACTCCGAAGGTGCTGCTGCAGCTGGTGCGGTGACAGAAAGAGCTGGTCACAGGCAGAGCAAAACAGTTCCTGGGCGGCCGCCCCCCCTGACTCTCCACTGCTCCTCCGGGGCTTCCGCCCCCGGCGGTCTCGCCCAATGACCTCCCCGTTTCGCAGCTCATTCCGTAACTCATAACTGTGATCAGAGGCTGGCAGGGAGTCAGGCTGAGACACTGCCGCCTCACTGGGTGAGGGGACCAGGGTTTCCTGCTGTGTGGCAGGCTCCGCAGCCTCTGGGACAGGTGCAGGGAAGTGGGTGGCCTGGTGCTCCAGGAAGTCAGCTGGCATCTGGAAGAGCTGGGAGCACTCAGAGCACTTGTAGAGGAGCAGCTCCACTTCTGTCACCATCTCGGTGGTGGCAGCCACGGATGGAACGgccgccccctccccaccctcttctGCTTTCCGGTATGAGTGTTCCACAGCCACTCGGGTCTGGCCCACAGGGGCGCCCAAGACAACTGGGGACCCCAAGACAACAGGGGCAGGAGCCTTGTTGGGCGTGGCTCTGAGATGCGTCTGGCGATGGCTCAGCCACATCTCTTGGCTGGCGAACAGAGCCTTACAGTCCACACACTCGTAGTGGATGGTGCTGGAGCTCAAGGGGGGCACCTTGGGCGGTGGCTCGGCCGGCACTGCCTCCTGGGGTGCCATCATCTTCAGGTGCAGCTCCTGGTGCTCCAGGAGCTGGCTGGGCGACAGGAGCAGTTGCCCACACTCGAGGCACTGGTACTGGCTCTCCTGTATGAGGGTCTGATACAGGCCAGTGCCCGAGGCTGCCTCTGTGGCCACAGTGACTGCAGGGTCAGCCACGCCCACCAGCTCGAAGTGCTGCTGGGGCACATGGGAGTTCTGGTGCACGAGCACCTCCTCCAGGGAGCCATAGAGCTGGTTGCACTCGGAGCAGACATAGCGGTGCTCAATATACAGCACAGTCTCTTCACTCTCCTCAGTCATGGCAGCGGCAAGGCCCTGGGCTGcgaaggaaggcagagacaagtcaGTCCTCCTGGCAGCTCTACCCCCTTATCACCACTACCTTCTAATAACTCAGATATTTTTTCCCTCCAACTTCTTGATTACATTTTTCACACTCCAATGCCCTCCCTAATTATCCTCCTTTCCTGAACATAGGAACAACCAACATGAATTTCTCCACTGGTCTCTTCCCAGGAACTCTATCCCAAATCTCCCAGCTCTTAACTTGCACTGAACTCTACCCACCAGATCCTGTGACCTATTCAACCCTCTCCATTTCCCATACCTCGAAACCGGTTCCCAGGTTCCCAGGTTTCCCATCAACACGAACCTGTGTCCGTCCAACACAGAGCTGCCTTTGACTCCTTACCATTGCGCTTTGCCAAGCTACTTGCAGAATCCTCAAACACTCTCCTGTGGCCTGTTCCTCCAAGCTGTGCTTCTTTCTACATAAGACTCTGCCTTCTCGCAGGCTCACAAACTTTTCACACTCAAACTCGTGTCCAAGCCAACTGGTGGCACTGGTAGCCTGAGCCCACCTCTTGCCACCCAACCTCTGCTGACCACCAGTGCCCAGGTTCCTCACAGCAAGTTACCCAGCTACCAAATGTCCTCTCACTGGCCGAGCCCACCTCCATACTTTCCCACCTgaaccacttcctgatactcagACTCTTAAAACTGGTTCAAACTAAGCATATCAAGACCTTCTCAGCTGGTCAGCTCACGCtcttaatcccagtgctctatGGCAGAGTCAGGCTGATCTCTAGGAAtgcaaggccaggctggtctacagagtgccttCCGGGACaggtagggctacacagagaaaccctatctcaaaacaaacaaacaaacaaagggggAAAAGGCCTACCATATCAGTAACCTTTACCTGGAGGGTACCTCTCCACCAAAGTCTAATCCTTCCTAGCCAGATGATTCCCACCCTTCTGACAAACCCCTAGAGTTTTCAATCACCTTTCCTCTCCACCAAGGCCAAGTGTGCTGAGCACCCTGTCTATTCACACTGACCTAACTCCTTTCGCAAGGCCACTGTAACTCATCTAGGAATGCCTCTGTGCCTTCTCCACAACCAACACTATCCCCTTTTACATAAAGGTCCAGGCCAACCTTAATTAACTCAGCTGAGAAGCACCCCCTTCAGAGTATCAACCTACCTCCTTTCCCGGAGAAAAGACCCAGAATTCCTCCTAACCCACTCCAGGAACTTTCAGATCCCAATTTCATACAAACTGAATTTCTCCAGAAGCCCTATCTGTACTCACTCCCTGCAAAAAGAGGCCCTCTTCATACTTAATCCTTCTCACCAGCATACAACTATGGGGATACCCAGACCCCCAAAGGCATCAGTATGACACATCCCCAAAATTCCTAGACTACTCTCTGTAGCAcacatctctgtctctccaactACTCCCAAGATTGCC
This portion of the Apodemus sylvaticus chromosome 1, mApoSyl1.1, whole genome shotgun sequence genome encodes:
- the Znf574 gene encoding zinc finger protein 574, producing MTEESEETVLYIEHRYVCSECNQLYGSLEEVLVHQNSHVPQQHFELVGVADPAVTVATEAASGTGLYQTLIQESQYQCLECGQLLLSPSQLLEHQELHLKMMAPQEAVPAEPPPKVPPLSSSTIHYECVDCKALFASQEMWLSHRQTHLRATPNKAPAPVVLGSPVVLGAPVGQTRVAVEHSYRKAEEGGEGAAVPSVAATTEMVTEVELLLYKCSECSQLFQMPADFLEHQATHFPAPVPEAAEPATQQETLVPSPSEAAVSQPDSLPASDHSYELRNELRNGEVIGRDRRGRKPRRSSGESGGAAAQELFCSACDQLFLSPHQLQQHLRSHREGVFKCPLCSRVFPSPSSLDQHLGDHSSESHFLCVDCGLAFGTEALLLAHRRAHTPNPLHSCPCGKTFVNLTKFLYHRRTHGAGGVPLPTTPVPPEEPAISLPEPAPAETGELEAPELPVSEESSAEPAAPGAYRCLLCSREFGKALQLTRHQRFVHRLERRHKCSICGKMFKKKSHVRNHLRTHTGERPFPCPDCSKPFNSPANLARHRLTHTGERPYRCGDCGKAFTQSSTLRQHRLVHAQHFPYRCQECGVRFHRPYRLLMHRYHHTGEYPYKCRECPRSFLLRRLLEVHQLVVHAGRQPHRCSSCGAAFPSSLRLREHRCAAAAAQAPRRFECGTCGKKVGSAARLQAHEAAHAAAGPGEVLAKEVPAPRAARATRTPVTPSPTALGGTTSAAPAAPARQRRGLECSECKKLFSTETSLQVHRRIHTGERPYPCPDCGKAFRQSTHLKDHRRLHTGERPFACEVCGKAFAISMRLAEHRRIHTGERPYSCPDCGKSYRSFSNLWKHRKTHQQQHQAAVRQQLAEAEAAVGLAVMETAVEALPLVEAIEIYPLAEADGVQISG